A section of the Salvelinus fontinalis isolate EN_2023a chromosome 33, ASM2944872v1, whole genome shotgun sequence genome encodes:
- the LOC129831650 gene encoding immunoglobulin superfamily member 10-like — protein MSVCTDCPSYLRRWLLTAVFVLVALLPITSGCPKSCACYVPTEVHCTFRYLTAIPGQIQTAVERINLGYNSITALKENDLSGLEYLELLMLHSNTIHSIADRAFQDLKSLQVLKMSYNRVKEINKDTFQGLEGLVRLHMDHNLIEFINPEAFYGLTTLQLVHLEGNLLQQLHPDTFITLRHSQVFKVSSVRNIHLSDNLLASLPKDIFTGCSQLENIYLHGNPWSCDCRMAWFPEWAEINSGVLKCKRDRKYARGEACPVCETPSPIRGRSLTQLPHDSFTCTKPWIHPHLKQRNVSLDEGDYTPVSPRDFIAPVGSLQMNLTDQFHNDASLTCTVQRPSAMENLTLTQVEEGEKNVTMLSTTISTWLVCNIDYEHIQQLWRILATYSDVPMRLERGLMLSRTPDMIYKYTQIRPMEGRDEIHTDIEAEIKASPAWLMQGEVNFQLDRTTTTFSTLHIKYRSVVNLRVENTVSQTRDRYSWTIIKRDNQTQTEHSVLIGGVVELNCQTLGEPKPSVEWILSDGSKVRAPYSSEDRRIVITVDGRLTLRGTDTSDTGLYRCIATNYLDADVLSFRVTVLSPDVEEVEVNGVKLSRPLGQSLVLDCGSAGSPDASVQWILPDHTVLDKSYGNRKLYRNGTLGIKDLTSRDRGFYRCLSANYLGVDLLTSQVTVTGEGYRKVTVVDREGSGVEPGVEFEVDGGIEEREDSHSEIPSSSASDRTIKESRTITSDRPYPRLRSSSQGRGSGGSGVRLRGPASSRRIWSNRRVFDQASRKVDPQRFAEFMKKAQGGSTTKTEREKEKGVSETDMSADGDAGSGKGLSHEDGLVVLPSTVIPTPDTPDERKMSVTASIENVNNQNSETSFMTTMEIPDDIRTSFTVTTENTDRVTTESYSRSDATPIESTFTHGPDITGIISETQSEAVTPYIPSISRSSGTSGSSGESYALERNTTVPLRLPVTLRLTVTDTTDETQILFSGEAPAESETSTGAARSLVADPNVTPMMDSPRSPPRGPEIHTATDPDSQTTFTAVTTTEREQDEITFHTTQRIKSPRLPAGSTIISRQQIHIIPPMKGRGGGRGGGRRRNPPGRRRFIKPNRITDIQSILNKLKQPTTLKKQGNNTVHYTMELTTDCDCDEDGKKKTSGQRIVTPTTSPKSSPLVSSSSLGRTERPISTTLDTPTTTYSTEAPTTTTQPTSTHSQSRGEVSITSSDAPESDPTHDPMTSTTDEPTTSTITTTTASKVVRGKINWDRLFGNRARQKEKLNGLRKPARPSTSTEGSTTVQPTTTATTTTTALPTQRSLAEPVTESPSRAGKHPETPESSSDDDYGDSSPDSEASTTSQPGTSRGTTTPAWHYRYSNTTESSPDTKTIATPPTEKPAPREDTDEASSSGSESGGSGGYLSRRFGGNRRPNGGSGGRRPFRGRWPFRKTITTTEAPSTTMETTEITMETTTYPTRTVSVSKPLYTPSRESERSAVTVSTDLTSVGETTTDYDSYEDENWTDEMGSTTNRPRAYTSTTRPRMTSNTPHPTTTSRPYTTSSTRVQTNTDPIRVNTNIRLPSGRDSRYQITQRPMIRRTRPTVSSKRARPSPDKTLTFDTLTVLEAEQGHTNGPYSSKDIDNAISNTYTHITGYDTTTANIVGFEPSTKDMLTKPRIVGGNAASFTVLSNSDAFLPCEAAGSPEPTISWKRFSSSMGSTMTIKGKIGKFEVFQNGTLSIQNANIKDRGQYLCLAENDQGSDKLLVTLSVVAYPSRILEPKVREIKSHSGKTVEMKCKAEGRPTPLVSWILANRTQVRGHNSDPRVSVTPEGTLLIKHVSVYDRGHYKCIASNPAGADTATVRLQVVAAPPGILEAKRQQVQAGVGQSLWLPCTVQGSPQPTVHWVLYDGMAVLPLKPSVDPRVSVFANGTLHLTDTAATDSGKYECIVTSSTGSERRVVTLTVEKKEMAPEIVEASHRRTVLSYGDQLRLNCSATGDPKPRIIWRLPSKAVVDQWHRMGNRIQVLDNGTLVIDSVSDKDTGDYLCVARSKVGDDLQLMKVTVSMKPAKIEPKTYSKKQVPYGNDLKVDCKASGAPEPEISWGLPDGTMVNSALQADSSSGGGRARRYILFDNGTLYLNEVGMAEEGDYTCYAENQLGKDEMHVHITVVTAAPRIRTPSRTYAQVKPGGDIRFDCEATGEPKPKILWMLPTNDMIAASNERYLMHVNGSLDIRDVKLRDAGEYVCMARNTAGDDSKVYKLDIDGNPPVINGYYQNRTVVKDTAAKYSRKFIDCKAAGDPPPKITWIMPDNIFLNAPYFGSRIIVHHNGTLEFRNVRPTDMAEFICMARNDGGEAVMVVQLEVTDMLRRPIFKNPFNEKVVTRMGKTTVLNCSADGHPTPEIIWLLPNGTRFTGSPDRGLRQHIGNDGTFVIYNPTKEDAGKYRCAAKNSVGYIEKLIVLEVGQKPLILTRPRGIIRSVSGDPLFLHCLADGSPSPSIYWTIPGGHTLVRPQVHGRHQLMENGTLVVRDTTLHDRGNYVCRVGNDAGEAVLTVPVIIIAYPPRITAGPPPTVRVVAGALIQLNCAVIGIPKPEITWELPDHSVLSTAGKGRPTGSELLHPQGTLIIQRPTTADSGTYKCLAKNHLGTDSRVTYMRVL, from the exons ATGAGTGTGTGTACCGACTGCCCCTCATACCTGCGGCGGTGGCTGCTGACGGCTGTGTTTGTCTTGGTCGCTCTGCTACCAATAACCAGCGGCTGCCCCAAGTCGTGCGCGTGCTACGTTCCCACCGAAGTGCACTGTACCTTCAGATATCTGACCGCAATACCAGGCCAGATCCAGACGGCTGTGGAAAGAATTAACCTAGG GTATAACAGTATAACCGCATTGAAGGAGAATGATCTGTCTGGGTTGGAATACCTGGAGCTGTTGATGCTCCACAGCAACACCATCCACAGCATCGCTGACAGGGCCTTTCAAGACCTCAAGTCCTTACAG GTCCTGAAGATGAGCTACAACAGAGTGAAGGAGATCAACAAGGACACCTTCCAAGGCCTGGAGGGCCTGGTACGACTCCACATGGACCACAACCTCATCGAGTTCATCAACCCGGAGGCGTTCTACGGTCTGACCACGTTACAGCTGGTCCACCTGGAGGGCAACCTGCTCCAGCAGCTTCACCCGGATACCTTCATCACGCTGAGGCACAGCCAGGTGTTCAAGGTGTCCTCCGTTAGGAACATCCACCTGTCTGACAACCTCCTCGCCAGCCTCCCCAAAGACATCTTTACTGGCTGCTCCCAGCTGGAGAACATCTATCTCCATGGCAACCCCTGGTCCTGTGACTGTCGCATGGCTTGGTTCCCAGAGTGGGCGGAGATAAATTCAG GTGTGCTGAAATGCAAGCGAGACAGGAAGTATGCCAGAGGTGAAGCCTGTCCCGTCTGTGAGACCCCTTCTCCCATTCGAGGCAGGAGCCTAACCCAGCTTCCCCATGACTCCTTCACCTGTACCAAACCCTGGATCCACCCCCATCTGAAGCAGAGGAACGTCAGCCTGGACGAGGGGGATTACACCCCAGTCTCCCCCCGGGACTTCATCGCTCCCGTCGGATCCCTGCAGATGAACCTGACAGATCAGTTCCACAATGACGCTAGCCTTACCTGCACAGTCCAGAGACCGTCAGCCATGGAGAACCTGACTCTAACccaggtggaggagggggagaagaacgTGACCATGCTGTCCACCACCATCTCTACATGGCTGGTCTGTAATATTGACTATGAACACATCCAACAGCTCTGGCGCATCCTGGCTACGTACAGTGACGTTCCCATGAGGCTAGAGAGAGGGTTGATGCTCTCCAGGACCCCAGATATGATCTACAAGTACACCCAGATCAGACCAATGGAGGGACGTGATGAAATCCACACAGATATCGAAGCTGAGATTAAGGCTTCACCCGCATGGTTGATGCAGGGAGAGGTCAACTTTCAGCTGGACCGTACCACGACCACATTCTCCACTCTGCACATTAAGTACAGGTCAGTGGTTAACCTGCGTGTAGAGAACACAGTGTCGCAGACGAGGGACCGTTACAGCTGGACCATCATCAAACGAGACAACCAGACTCAGACTGAGCACTCTGTCCTCATAG GTGGGGTGGTGGAGCTCAACTGCCAGACTTTGGGGGAGCCAAAGCCCTCTGTAGAGTGGATCTTATCGGACGGCAGTAAGGTACGGGCGCCCTACTCCAGCGAGGACCGCAGGATAGTGATCACCGTTGATGGGAGGCTCACCCTGAGAGGAACGGACACCTCAGACACTGGGCTTTACCGCTGCATCGCCACTAACTACCTGGACGCAGACGTGCTCAGCTTCCGGGTCACCGTACTGTCTCCCGATGTGGAGGAAGTGGAGGTCAACGGAGTCAAGCTCTCACGGCCACTGGGCCAGAGCCTGGTTCTAGACTGTGGGTCCGCAGGCAGCCCTGATGCCTCGGTCCAGTGGATTCTACCTGACCACACAGTCCTGGATAAATCCTATGGGAACAGGAAGCTCTATAGGAACGGGACTCTAGGAATAAAAGATCTGACCTCCAGAGACCGGGGGTTTTACAGGTGTCTCAGTGCTAACTACCTGGGGGTGGACCTGCTGACGTCCCAGGTGACTGTCACTGGGGAGGGGTACAGGAAGGTGACGGTGGTGGATAGAGAGGGGTCAGGGGTGGAACCTGGGGTTGAGTTTGAGGTTGACGGGGgcatagaggagagggaggattcCCACAGTGAGATCCCTTCCTCCAGCGCTTCTGACAGAACCATCAAGGAGTCCAGGACCATCACATCAGATAGGCCGTACCCCAGACTCAGGTCCTCCTCTCAGGGCAGAGGATCAGGTGGCTCAGGGGTGAGGTTGAGGGGCCCAGCCAGCAGTAGACGCATATGGAGCAACAGGAGGGTCTTTGATCAAGCCTCCAGGAAAGTAGACCCTCAGAGATTTGCAGAGTTCATGAAGAAGGCTCAAGGTGGTTCAACAacgaagacagagagggagaaagaaaaaggAGTTTCTGAGACTGACATGTCTGCGGACGGGGATGCTGGATCTGGGAAGGGTCTGTCTCATGAAGACGGACTCGTTGTTTTACCAAGCACCGTCATACCAACCCCAGATACTCCAGATGAAAGAAAGATGAGTGTAACTGCAAGCATAGAGAACGTAAACAATCAGAACAGTGAAACCAGTTTCATGACAACCATGGAGATCCCAGATGACATTCGAACTAGTTTCACTGTAACAACAGAAAACACTGACAGAGTGACGACAGAGTCATACAGCCGGTCAGACGCCACACCCATCGAGTCCACATTCACCCACGGCCCCGACATCACAGGGATAATCAGTGAAACTCAGAGTGAGGCAGTCACACCATACATTCCCAgtatcagtaggtctagtggAACTAGTGGGTCTAGCGGTGAGTCGTACGCTCTGGAGAGGAACACGACGGTACCCCTGAGGCTACCCGTCACTCTCCGCCTCACCGTGACCGACACCACAGACGAGACCCAGATCCTATTCTCCGGAGAAGCACCTGCAGAATCGGAGACCTCCACCGGGGCGGCACGATCGCTCGTCGCCGACCCCAACGTCACCCCCATGATGGACAGTCCCAGATCACCCCCAAGAGGGCCTGAGATCCACACAGCCACTGACCCAGACAGCCAGACCACCTTCACTGCAGTCACCACCACCGAGAGAGAGCAGGATGAGATCACCTTCCACACCACCCAGAGGATCAAGTCCCCCCGTCTGCCTGCAGGCTCCACTATCATCTCCCGCCAGCAGATCCACATCATCCCCCCTATGAAgggccgaggaggaggaagaggagggggccGGAGGAGGAACCCTCCAGGCAGGAGGAGGTTCATCAAGCCCAACCGAATCACAGACATCCAGTCCATCCTGAACAAACTCAAACAGCCCACCACGCTGAAGAAGCAAGGCAACaacacagtacactacactatggAGCTGACCACAG ACTGTGACTGTGATGAGGATGGGAAGAAGAAGACAAGTGGTCAGCGGATCGTCACACCCACAACATCGCCTAAATCATCGCCTTTAGTCTCTAGCTCCTCTCTAGGAAGAACAGAGAGGCCTATCTCTACAACACtggacactcccaccaccacatACTCAACAGaagcccccaccaccaccacccagcccaCCTCCACTCACTCTCAGTCCAGAGGTGAGGTATCCATAACCTCCTCTGATGCCCCAGAGTCTGACCCAACACACGACCCTATGACGAGCACAACAGATGAACCAACAACCTCCACCATCACAACCACAACCGCCTCCAAGGTCGTCCGTGGTAAGATCAACTGGGACAGGCTGTTTGGGAACAGGGCGAGGCAGAAGGAGAAACTCAACGGGCTACGTAAACCAGCCAGGCCCTCCACCAGCACAGAGGGTTCAACAACGGTCCAACCCACCACCACcgcaactacaactacaaccgCACTGCCCACCCAGCGGTCTCTGGCTGAACCTGTGACCGAGTCACCGTCTAGAGCAGGTAAACACCCAGAGACCCCAGAGAGCTCATCAGACGATGACTATGGAGATTCATCGCCTGACTCTGAGGCATCGACCACATCCCAGCCTGGCACTAGCCGTGGAACTACAACCCCAGCCTGGCACTACAGGTACTCCAACACCACAGAGTCTTCCCCAGACACCAAGACTATCGCTACTCCACCCACAGAAAAACCTGCCCCAAGAGAAGATACAGATGAGGCCTCGTCCTCTGGGTCTGAATCCGGAGGGTCAGGGGGGTACCTTTCCCGTAGATTTGGGGGAAACCGGAGACCGAATGGAGGGTCAGGGGGCAGGAGGCCTTTCAGGGGCAGGTGGCCTTTCAGAAAAACCATAACAACTACCGAAGCGCCCAGCACCACCATGGAAACAACAGAGATCACCATGGAAACCACCACATATCCCACACGGACCGTCTCCGTCTCCAAGCCCCTGTACACGCCCTCCAGGGAATCAGAAAGGTCTGCAGTGACTGTGTCCACTGACTTGACCTCCGTGGGAGAAACCACCACAGACTACGACTCATACGAAGATGAGAACTGGACAGACGAGATGGGGTCCACCACTAACCGTCCACGAGCCTATACTTCCACCACCAGGCCCAGAATGACTTCCAACACACCTCATCCAACCACCACCTCAAGGCCTTACACGACATCATCAACCCGCGTCCAGACTAACACCGACCCCATCAGAGTGAACACCAACATCAGGCTCCCGTCAGGGAGAGATAGTCGTTACCAGATCACACAGAGACCCATGATCAGGAGAACCAGGCCAACGGTGTCCAGTAAAAGGGCCAGACCAAGCCCAGACAAGACCCTGACTTTTGACACACTGACTGTTCTGGAAGCAGAGCAAGGGCACACCAATGGCCCCTACAGTAGCAAGGACATAGACAATGCCATCTCTAACACCTATACCCACATCACCGGCTATGATACAACAACCGCTAACATTGTGGGCTTTGAGCCATCTACCAAGGACATGCTCACCAAGCCCAGGATTGTGGGAGGCAACGCGGCTAGCTTCACTGTCCTGTCCAACTCAGACGCCTTCCTGCCCTGTGAAGCCGCGGGCAGCCCTGAACCCACCATCAGCTGGAAACGCTTCTCTTCAAGCATGG GAAGCACAATGACCATCAAGGGCAAGATAGGCAAGTTTGAGGTGTTCCAGAACGGCACTCTGTCCATCCAGAACGCCAACATCAAAGACCGTGGCCAGTACCTCTGCCTGGCCGAGAACGACCAGGGGTCGGACAAGCTCCTGGTCACCCTGTCCGTAGTGGCCTACCCCTCACGCATCCTGGAGCCCAAGGTACGGGAGATAAAGTCCCACTCAGGGAAGACAGTGGAGATGAAGTGCAAGGCGGAGGGCCGCCCCACCCCTCTAGTCTCCTGGATCCTGGCTAACCGCACCCAAGTCAGGGGCCACAACTCGGACCCCAGAGTGTCAGTGACCCCAGAGGGTACTCTGCTCATCAAGCATGTGTCTGTGTATGACCGGGGCCACTACAAGTGCATCGCCAGTAACCCAGCAGGAGCCGACACTGCCACTGTCAGACTGCAGGTGGTGGCAGCACCTCCTGGTATCCTGGAGGCCAAACGACAGCAGGTCCAGGCCGGTGTGGGTCAGAGCCTGTGGTTACCCTGTACAGTTCAGGGTAGCCCCCAGCCCACCGTACACTGGGTCCTCTATGATGGGATGGCGGTGCTGCCCCTGAAGCCCTCTGTGGACCCCAGGGTGTCTGTGTTCGCCAACGGGACGCTCCACCTGACTGATACGGCCGCCACGGACAGTGGGAAGTACGAGTGCATCGTCACCAGTTCTACAGGGTCAGAGCGCAGGGTGGTGACGCTGACTGTGGAGAAGAAGGAGATGGCTCCTGAGATTGTTGAGGCGTCACACCGCAGGACGGTGCTGTCGTATGGGGACCAGCTGAGGCTGAACTGCTCGGCCACCGGGGACCCTAAACCCAGGATCATCTGGAGACTGCCGTCCAAGGCTGTGGTGGACCAGTGGCACAG GATGGGAAACAGGATCCAGGTCCTGGACAACGGTACCCTGGTCATAGACTCTGTGAGTGACAAGGACACTGGGGACTACCTGTGTGTGGCGCGCAGCAAGGTGGGAGACGACCTCCAGCTCATGAAGGTCACTGTGTCCATGAAGCCAGCCAAGATCGAGCCCAAGACGTACAGCAAGAAGCAGGTCCCCTACGGCAACGACCTGAAGGTGGACTGCAAAGCGTCCGGAGCTCCGGAGCCAGAGATCTCCTGGGGCCTACCGGACGGCACCATGGTCAACAGCGCCCTGCAGGCAGACAGCAGCAGTGGAGGGGGACGCGCACGTCGATACATCCTGTTTGATAATGGCACGCTTTATCTCAACGAG GTGGGCATGGCGGAGGAGGGAGACTACACGTGCTACGCCGAGAACCAGCTGGGCAAGGACGAGATGCACGTACACATCACCGTGGTGACTGCAGCGCCACGGATACGGACGCCCAGCCGGACCTACGCCCAAGTGAAGCCTGGAGGTGACATCCGCTTCGACTGCGAGGCCACGGGCGAGCCCAAGCCCAAAATCCTGTGGATGCTCCCTACCAACGACATGATCGCAGCCTCCAACGAACGCTACCTGATGCACGTCAACGGGTCTCTCGATATCCGGGACGTTAAGCTTAGGGATGCTGGTGAGTACGTGTGCATGGCTCGCAACACCGCCGGGGATGACAGCAAGGTTTACAAGCTGGATATTGACGGAAACCCTCCGGTGATCAACGGCTACTACCAGAACAGGACCGTGGTGAAAGACACGGCTGCTAAGTACTCCAGGAAGTTCATAGACTGCAAGGCCGCTGGAGACCCACCTCCGAAGATCACCTGGATCATGCCGGATAACATCTTCCTGAATGCTCCGTATTTTGGCAGCAGAATTATCGTCCACCACAACGGAACGCTGGAATTCCGGAACGTCCGTCCGACGGACATGGCGGAGTTCATCTGCATGGCAAGGAACGACGGAGGGGAGGCGGTGATGGTGGTACAGCTGGAGGTCACTGACATGCTCCGACGGCCCATCTTCAAGAACCCCTTCAACGAGAAGGTGGTGACCCGCATGGGCAAGACCACGGTGCTGAACTGTTCTGCAGATGGTCACCCCACACCAGAGATCATCTGGCTGCTGCCTAATGGGACCCGCTTCACTGGCAGCCCCGACCGGGGCTTGCGCCAACACATAGGCAACGACGGAACCTTCGTCATCTACAACCCCACGAAGGAGGATGCTGGGAAGTACCGCTGTGCCGCTAAGAACTCGGTGGGCTACATTGAGAAACTGATAGTTCTGGAGGTGGGCCAGAAACCTTTAATCCTCACCAGGCCCAGAGGGATCATACGCAGTGTGTCTGGGGACCCTCTGTTCCTCCACTGCCTGGCTGAtggcagccccagccccagcatcTACTGGACCATCCCTGGTGGCCACACCCTGGTCAGGCCGCAGGTCCATGGACGCCACCAGCTGATGGAGAACGGGACCCTGGTTGTCAGGGACACCACCCTCCACGACCGGGGAAACTACGTGTGTCGGGTAGGGAACGACGCAGGCGAGGCGGTTCTCACAGTGCCGGTCATCATCATCGCCTACCCTCCCCGCATCACCGCGGGACCCCCTCCCACCGTGAGGGTGGTGGCGGGGGCGCTCATCCAACTCAACTGTGCCGTCATCGGGATCCCAAAGCCAGAGATTACCTGGGagctgcctgaccactctgtgCTCTCCACGGCGGGGAAAGGGCGGCCCACGGGCAGCGAGCTGCTCCACCCACAGGGCACGCTGATCATCCAGAGACCCACCACAGCAGATTCTGGCACCTATAAGTGCCTGGCCAAAAACCATCTTGGCACGGACTCACGGGTCACGTATATGCGTGTGCTGTGA